In Scatophagus argus isolate fScaArg1 chromosome 5, fScaArg1.pri, whole genome shotgun sequence, a genomic segment contains:
- the LOC124059789 gene encoding putative uncharacterized protein DDB_G0292636 isoform X1 — protein MSFDLSSAIGGKEEEVQKKEAQKDEFNWPWSKDKNKGDSKDKSDHKDKSGSKDKSDHKDKSGSKDKSDHKDKSGSKDKSDKEHKSKDKEGKGDKKKERKKKERKDGEKSGTSSSSSSSSSSSDEEK, from the exons ATGTCTTTCGATCTGTCGTCAG CTATTGGtgggaaagaagaggaggtgcAGAAAAAGGAGGCTCAAAAGGATGAGTTTAATTGGCCCTGGAGTAAGGATAAGAACAAG gGAGACAGCAAGGACAAGTCTGACCATAAAGACAAGTCTGGAAGCAAGGACAAGTCTGACCATAAAGACAAGTCTGGAAGCAAGGACAAGTCTGACCATAAAGACAAGTCTGGAAGCAAGGACAAGTCTGATAAAGAGCATAAATCAAAGGACAAAGAAGGCAAAGGCGAcaagaagaaggaaaggaagaagaaggaacGGAAGGATGGTGAAAAATCGGGCACCTCATCttcgtcttcatcatcatcatccagcAGTGATGAG gaGAAGTGA
- the LOC124059789 gene encoding putative uncharacterized protein DDB_G0292636 isoform X2, giving the protein MSFDLSSAIGGKEEEVQKKEAQKDEFNWPWSKDKNKGDSKDKSDHKDKSGSKDKSDHKDKSGSKDKSDKEHKSKDKEGKGDKKKERKKKERKDGEKSGTSSSSSSSSSSSDEEK; this is encoded by the exons ATGTCTTTCGATCTGTCGTCAG CTATTGGtgggaaagaagaggaggtgcAGAAAAAGGAGGCTCAAAAGGATGAGTTTAATTGGCCCTGGAGTAAGGATAAGAACAAG gGAGACAGCAAG GACAAGTCTGACCATAAAGACAAGTCTGGAAGCAAGGACAAGTCTGACCATAAAGACAAGTCTGGAAGCAAGGACAAGTCTGATAAAGAGCATAAATCAAAGGACAAAGAAGGCAAAGGCGAcaagaagaaggaaaggaagaagaaggaacGGAAGGATGGTGAAAAATCGGGCACCTCATCttcgtcttcatcatcatcatccagcAGTGATGAG gaGAAGTGA
- the LOC124059137 gene encoding cylicin-1-like, with translation MNKDALHDDDKKKKKKKDKKKKKKKDKKKKKKDSSSSSDSCSDSSSDDDKKKKKKKKKKDKKKKKKKDKKKDSDSSSSDDDKKKKKKKKKDKKKKKDKKKDSSSSSSSGDSDKENKKDKKDKKKSSGSSGSETDKKKKTEIPDGGQSGESKTEMSGSGGGELSAPSGSSSSKPGGATAGSFTTLPSKPIVKLDPSAVSKPSVSSSSQSIGDRAPIRRPPSPMESLIGSPRRYGDGGTRSTTHLTSTDLLKGSRFYPQ, from the exons ATGAACAAAGATGCACTTCa TGATGATGACAAG aaaaagaagaaaaagaaagataagaaaaagaagaagaagaaggacaagaagaagaagaaaaag gattcttcttcttcttctgactcCTGCAGCGATTCTTCTAGTGATGAtgataagaagaaaaagaagaagaagaagaaaaaggataagaagaagaagaaaaagaaagacaagaaaaag GACTCAGATTCTTCTAGCAGTGATgatgacaagaagaagaagaaaaagaagaagaaagacaagaagaagaaaaaggacaagaagaag GACTCGAGCTCATCTAGCAGTTCTGGggacagtgacaaggaaaataaaaaagacaagaaggacaagaagaag AGTTCAGGCTCATCAGGGAGTGAAactgacaagaagaaaaagacc GAAATCCCTGATGGTGGGCAAAGTGGCGAGTCAAAAACGGAGATGTCAGGTTCAGGTGGTGGTGAACTTTCAGCTcccagtggcagcagcagctctaaGCCAGGTGGTGCTACTGCTGGCTCTTTCACGACACTCCCGTCCAAACCTATTGTGAAGCTTGATCCTTCAGCTGTCTCCAAACCTTCTGTCTCCAGCTCCTCACAGAGCATTGGAGATAGGGCCCCCATTCGCAGACCTCCCAGCCCCATGGAGTCCCTCATAGGAAGCCCAAGGAGATACGGAGACGGAGGGACGCGCTCCACCACCCACCTCACCTCTACTGACCTACTAAAAGGTTCCAGGTTTTACCCGCAATGA
- the LOC124059387 gene encoding cylicin-1-like, translating into MKLCSSTHTRSNQKRRWVCERRRGSLDRGQVWTSMESTLPKGGAGVADVQQPAVALPGGLQPVAEAAQPVDLGKVEGDKSEPGHPTGAGHEQEQHTADSSLSSSDSEDEGISTKDAKKKKLKKKKKKKDSSSSSSSSSSSSSSSSSSSSSSSDSDSEDDKKKKKKKKKKKKEELKEYVWDSTIISQAEPDDQMEQQPTEDLKMGQDFISSDDEDDKKKEKKKKKKKDKKKKKKKKDSSSSSDSSSSDSEDEKKKKKKKKKKDKKKKKKKKDSTSSSDSSSSDSEDEKKKKKKKKKKKKKDSSSSSSDSSSSSSSSSDSEDDKKKKKKKKKDKKKKKKKDKKKDEEQNELSSAAALSAADGEIAESSADGDKKKDDGSDKAKQELKATGEAGGAQAFYDCIEEGHLSDDEGEGEKEKDKKKKLKKKKKKDSGSSSDSDDDKKDKKKKKKKKKEKDSSSSSSSSSDSSSSDSEDDKKKKKKKKKKKKKKKKKKAKDSSSSSSSSSSDSEDDKKKKKKKKKKKKVKHTRKL; encoded by the exons ATGAAACTTTgtagctccacacacacacgcagcaatCAAAAGCGCAGGTGGGTCTGTGAGAGGAGACGTGGGTCCTTGGACAGAGGACAAGTCTGGACCTCAATGGAGTCCACCCTTCCCAAAG GTGGAGCAGGTGTTGCAGATGTCCAGCAGCCAGCAGTGGCACTTCCTGGTGGTTTGCAGCCTGTTGCAGAGGCAGCACAGCCTGTAGACCTGGGCAAGGTGGAGGGAGACAAGAGTGAACCTGGACACCCCACAGGAGCAGGACATGAACAG GAGCAGCACACTGCTGACAGCTCTCTGTCCTCCTCGGACAGTGAGGATGAGGGTATCAGCACCAAAGACgctaagaagaagaagctgaagaagaagaagaagaagaaa GATTCCAgttcatcctcatcatcttcctcctcctcctcctcttcttcttcttcctcctccagtaGCTCttcagacagtgacagtgag gatgacaagaagaagaagaagaagaaaaagaagaagaagaaagaggagctgAAAGAGTATGTCTGGGACAGTACTATCATATCTCAGGCTG AGCCTGATGACCAAATGGAACAGCAGCCCACAGAAGATCTGAAGATGGGCCAG GATTTCATCTCATCAGATGACGAGGAtgacaagaagaaagagaagaagaagaaaaagaagaaggacaagaagaagaagaaaaagaagaag GATTCGTCCTCCTCATCTGACAGCTCGTCCTCCGACAGCgaggatgaaaagaagaagaagaagaagaagaaaaagaaggacaagaagaagaagaagaagaaaaag GATTCAACTTCTTCATCTGACAGCTCGTCCTCGGACAGTgaggatgaaaagaagaagaagaaaaagaagaagaagaagaagaagaag GactccagctcctcttcctcagatagctcctcctcttcatcatcgtcTTCTGACAGCGAGgatgacaagaagaaaaagaaaaagaagaaaaaggacaagaagaagaagaaaaagaaggataAGAAAAAG GATGAGGAGCAGAACGAgctcagcagtgctgctgctctttcagCTGCTG ATGGTGAGATTGCAGAATCAAGTGCTGATGGAGATAAAAAGAAGGATGACGGTTCAGACAAG GCCAAGCAAGAACTTAAAGCAACAGGAGAGG cagggggagcaCAGGCATTCTATGACTGCATTGAGGAAGGCCACCTGAGTGATgatgagggagaaggagagaaggagaaggataaaaagaagaagctgaagaagaagaagaagaag GACTCTGGTTCATCTTCAGACAGCGATgatgacaaaaaagacaagaagaagaagaagaagaagaagaaggaaaag GACTCCTCtagctcctcctcttcatcatctgatAGCTCCTCCTCAGACAGCGAAgatgacaagaagaagaagaagaagaagaagaagaagaagaaaaagaagaagaagaagaaggctaAG GATTCcagctcttcctcttcttcttcctcctctgataGTGAAgatgacaagaagaaaaagaagaagaagaagaagaagaagaaggtaaaACACACCCGAAAACTCTAA
- the tp53i13 gene encoding uncharacterized protein tp53i13 isoform X1, which produces MPSQTTSPPLTVTVLAALWVSLGRCDVSESLGPGCDSGKLYLDKDLSEDVVYWDCPVSIWSESAQRLTSIDTVYDPEPARQICMDKSISYHHTIPNSGAFRPVRAESGEYLYCPPQRWLNNLHHAATVLLYHPCIPLHERLHLSVLARSCLSDYIITAHPQLNKHRPIALVSWGRTLELSTTASSDICDWLEATASTSSRFDGVSQSRKYNLLLIWSAEQRWQQHAHPEENSAKMKESLRLCCEKTISSLLNRPMVAKEGKIRRIRAAIRENPEKRENTRARVSSFTSNQTLSITGDVQDHNNTLGPTADSSPGNRTPTDPPATRGAPSPSKIQNLNQDLTPRSTSLLGSIMPETTLRTQSLGSGATGYHKSRLTQQTAAQQLSPQHTALRNPSAGLDALGVNSEHNHIVRSDGLALGSKDEGKDSVSHLKHVKESDSREKHSTANGMMKDNEVVDVKERELEHKQVHIDTHSHHKSENTGFDSVSKSQLASLPQPQQHLNPQPASYLPNSHNCDGCKAGERCECNKDLEAEAQVTVVNKGLPRTPRTDEAVWAAASLGFLLVLLTLSVLHTRLYRHWRTTPSLYWHDPQQDYDSVADVIRRRLRIAKRRRKRGRRQECVLLPSSSSSDDNP; this is translated from the exons ATGCCGAGCCAAACGACGTCCCCGCCGCTGACAGTGACTGTGCTTGCCGCGCTGTGGGTCAGTTTGGGTCGGTGCGATGTGTCCGAGTCTCTGGGGCCAGGATGTGACAGTGGAAAG ctCTATTTGGATAAAGACCTGTCTGAGGATGTCGTTTATTGGGACTGTCCGGTGTCTATTTGGTCAGAGTCTGCTCAG AGACTTACTAGTATCGACACAGTGTATGATCCTGAG CCAGCCAGGCAGATCTGCATGGATAAATCTATTTCCTACCATCATACCATTCCCAACAG tggagcatttagaCCAGTAAGGGCTGAGAGTGGAGAGTACTTGTACTGCCCTCCTCAACGCTGGCTCAATAACTTGCAT CATGCAGCTACTGTTTTGCTCTACCATCCATGCATTCCTCTCCACGAGCGTCTACATCTGTCTGTCCTGGCCCGCTCCTGTCTGTCAGACTACATCATTACTGCTCATCCACAGCTCAATAAACACAGA CCAATAGCCTTGGTGTCCTGGGGTCGCACCTTGGAGCTGTCCACCACAGCCTCCTCGGACatctgtgattggctggaggCCACAGCATCCACGAGCAGTAGGTTTGATGGTGTGAGCCAGAGCAGAAAGTACAACTTGCTGTTAATCTGGTCAGCTGAGCAGCGCTGGCAACAACATGCACATCCAGAGGAAAACTCAGCAAAAATGAAG GAGTCTCTGAGGCTGTGCTGTGAGAAGACCATCTCTTCACTGCTGAATCGACCGATGGTggcaaaggaaggaaaaattAGGCGGATAAGAGCTGCTATAAGAGAAAAtccagagaagagagaaaacacaagagcacGTGTTTCTAGTTTTACGTCAAACCAGACTCTCAGCATCACAGGGGACGTACAGGACCACAACAACACACTTGGACCAACAGCAGATTCTTCTCCAGGGAACAGGACTCCGACAGATCCTCCTGCTACAAGGGGAGCTCCTTCTCCATCTAAGATCCAAAATCTAAACCAGGACCTCACACCCAGGTCCACAAGTCTTCTGGGCTCTATTATGCCTGAGACTACACTCAGAACTCAGTCTTTAGGATCTGGAGCTACTGGGTACCACAAAAGCAGGCTaacacaacagacagcagcacagcagctcagtCCTCAACACACTGCCCTCAGAAACCCCTCTGCTGGGCTGGACGCTCTTGGTGTGAACAGTGAACATAACCATATTGTCAGGTCTGACGGCCTGGCACTCGGCTCCAAAGATGAAGGTAAAGACTCCGTTTCGCATTTGAAACACGTGAAAGAGAGCGACtccagagagaaacacagcacagcaaatGGCATGATGAAGGATAATGAAGTAGTAGAtgttaaagagagagagttggAACACAAGCAGGTACACAttgacacacactctcaccacaaaagtgaaaacactggctTCGATTCTGTTTCCAAATCCCAACTGGCGTCTCTGCCTCAGCCACAGCAACACTTGAACCCACAGCCAGCCAGTTACCTCCCCAACAGCCACAACTGTGACGGCTGCAAAGCAGGAGAACGCTGTGAATGCAACAAGGACTTGGAGGCCGAGGCCCAGGTCACTGTTGTGAATAAGGGCTTGCCGAGGACCCCAAGGACGGATGAGGCAGTGTGGGCAGCAGCATCGCTGGGTTTCCTGCTGGTTCTCTTAACCCTCTCAGTGCTTCACACACGCCTGTACCGCCACTGGAGGACCACTCCCAGTCTTTACTGGCACGACCCACAGCAGGACTATGATAGCGTGGCAG ATGTAATCCGCAGGAGACTACGAATTGCAAAGAGGAGGCGGAAAAGGGGCCGAAGACAGGAGTGTGTTCTTCTgcccagctcctccagctcagaTGATAATccatag
- the tp53i13 gene encoding uncharacterized protein tp53i13 isoform X2, protein MPSQTTSPPLTVTVLAALWVSLGRCDVSESLGPGCDSGKLYLDKDLSEDVVYWDCPVSIWSESAQRLTSIDTVYDPEPARQICMDKSISYHHTIPNSGAFRPVRAESGEYLYCPPQRWLNNLHHAATVLLYHPCIPLHERLHLSVLARSCLSDYIITAHPQLNKHRPIALVSWGRTLELSTTASSDICDWLEATASTSSRFDGVSQSRKYNLLLIWSAEQRWQQHAHPEENSAKMKESLRLCCEKTISSLLNRPMVAKEGKIRRIRAAIRENPEKRENTRARVSSFTSNQTLSITGDVQDHNNTLGPTADSSPGNRTPTDPPATRGAPSPSKIQNLNQDLTPRSTSLLGSIMPETTLRTQSLGSGATGYHKSRLTQQTAAQQLSPQHTALRNPSAGLDALGVNSEHNHIVRSDGLALGSKDEGKDSVSHLKHVKESDSREKHSTANGMMKDNEVVDVKERELEHKQPQQHLNPQPASYLPNSHNCDGCKAGERCECNKDLEAEAQVTVVNKGLPRTPRTDEAVWAAASLGFLLVLLTLSVLHTRLYRHWRTTPSLYWHDPQQDYDSVADVIRRRLRIAKRRRKRGRRQECVLLPSSSSSDDNP, encoded by the exons ATGCCGAGCCAAACGACGTCCCCGCCGCTGACAGTGACTGTGCTTGCCGCGCTGTGGGTCAGTTTGGGTCGGTGCGATGTGTCCGAGTCTCTGGGGCCAGGATGTGACAGTGGAAAG ctCTATTTGGATAAAGACCTGTCTGAGGATGTCGTTTATTGGGACTGTCCGGTGTCTATTTGGTCAGAGTCTGCTCAG AGACTTACTAGTATCGACACAGTGTATGATCCTGAG CCAGCCAGGCAGATCTGCATGGATAAATCTATTTCCTACCATCATACCATTCCCAACAG tggagcatttagaCCAGTAAGGGCTGAGAGTGGAGAGTACTTGTACTGCCCTCCTCAACGCTGGCTCAATAACTTGCAT CATGCAGCTACTGTTTTGCTCTACCATCCATGCATTCCTCTCCACGAGCGTCTACATCTGTCTGTCCTGGCCCGCTCCTGTCTGTCAGACTACATCATTACTGCTCATCCACAGCTCAATAAACACAGA CCAATAGCCTTGGTGTCCTGGGGTCGCACCTTGGAGCTGTCCACCACAGCCTCCTCGGACatctgtgattggctggaggCCACAGCATCCACGAGCAGTAGGTTTGATGGTGTGAGCCAGAGCAGAAAGTACAACTTGCTGTTAATCTGGTCAGCTGAGCAGCGCTGGCAACAACATGCACATCCAGAGGAAAACTCAGCAAAAATGAAG GAGTCTCTGAGGCTGTGCTGTGAGAAGACCATCTCTTCACTGCTGAATCGACCGATGGTggcaaaggaaggaaaaattAGGCGGATAAGAGCTGCTATAAGAGAAAAtccagagaagagagaaaacacaagagcacGTGTTTCTAGTTTTACGTCAAACCAGACTCTCAGCATCACAGGGGACGTACAGGACCACAACAACACACTTGGACCAACAGCAGATTCTTCTCCAGGGAACAGGACTCCGACAGATCCTCCTGCTACAAGGGGAGCTCCTTCTCCATCTAAGATCCAAAATCTAAACCAGGACCTCACACCCAGGTCCACAAGTCTTCTGGGCTCTATTATGCCTGAGACTACACTCAGAACTCAGTCTTTAGGATCTGGAGCTACTGGGTACCACAAAAGCAGGCTaacacaacagacagcagcacagcagctcagtCCTCAACACACTGCCCTCAGAAACCCCTCTGCTGGGCTGGACGCTCTTGGTGTGAACAGTGAACATAACCATATTGTCAGGTCTGACGGCCTGGCACTCGGCTCCAAAGATGAAGGTAAAGACTCCGTTTCGCATTTGAAACACGTGAAAGAGAGCGACtccagagagaaacacagcacagcaaatGGCATGATGAAGGATAATGAAGTAGTAGAtgttaaagagagagagttggAACACAAGCAG CCACAGCAACACTTGAACCCACAGCCAGCCAGTTACCTCCCCAACAGCCACAACTGTGACGGCTGCAAAGCAGGAGAACGCTGTGAATGCAACAAGGACTTGGAGGCCGAGGCCCAGGTCACTGTTGTGAATAAGGGCTTGCCGAGGACCCCAAGGACGGATGAGGCAGTGTGGGCAGCAGCATCGCTGGGTTTCCTGCTGGTTCTCTTAACCCTCTCAGTGCTTCACACACGCCTGTACCGCCACTGGAGGACCACTCCCAGTCTTTACTGGCACGACCCACAGCAGGACTATGATAGCGTGGCAG ATGTAATCCGCAGGAGACTACGAATTGCAAAGAGGAGGCGGAAAAGGGGCCGAAGACAGGAGTGTGTTCTTCTgcccagctcctccagctcagaTGATAATccatag